The DNA region CCCACCCCAGCCCCAGGAACGCACCGGCCAGCACAAACTTGCCGCTCGGCTCCCAGCCGTAGCGAATCGCGACCAGGGGGCCGAACCGGTGGAGGGCTTGCAGGGCCGCAAAAAGAACGGAGCCGACTGCCGCGAACGGCAGGGCGGCGCCGAAGAACCGCAGGACCGGAACCAGTTCAGGTTCGCGATACAGGGAGAGCGAGAGCGGTCCGGCAAGGACGACGACGAACAGACCGGCCGCAAGGCCGCCGAGGCCCGTCACGGCGACAGCCTGAAGAATCGTCCGGGCAACCAGGCTCCTGCGCCCGAGCTGTATCTGCTCTGAAACGAACTTCACGACCCCCGTGTCCAGGCCCAGGACCGCGATCAGGCTCAGCGCTTGAAACAGGGCGAGGCCCAGCGAGTACAGTCCGAAGGATGAGGGACCGAGGCGGCGTGCGAGATACATGCCGAAGGCGTAGCTCAAGCCGCTTCCGAAGGCCGAAGCCAGCAGGATCACGCCGCCCGCCCGGGCGACCCTGCGGACATCCTCGACCGCGACGGAGTCGGCTTCCCCTCGTGCGCCGGCCGCGACGATGACCGTAGACATGATGAGCCTGCTGCCTCCTCAGCGGACGCTGAGCCCTTCGGGCCGCGGCAACGCGAACGGGCCCGATCGCAGCGCGCGCACCTGCTCGTCCGACAACATCGTGTACAGATAGACGCCGACGCCGGTGTCGGGCCAGCGCCGCTGGATCATCGAGACCGTCTCGGCCAACCATCGGCCGTCCCGAGGCGCGTGGCTCTGACCCGAACGCAGTTCCGTATGATCGGTGACGTTGGCGATCAACAGGGTGAGGGCGTCGGGTTCCCGCAACCGGGCGCGGATGGAATCCGTCAACCGCACGTCGATCGTCCGGTAGTAGTCCATGCGGAACAGCGTATCCACCAATCCTCGATTGACCCACTCGACGGCGTCCTGTCCCTGCTCCGGTCCGGCCACGTCCGGAATGGCGTCGACGCTGATGACAAGACCGGGCTTGAGGCTGCGAATCCGGTGGGAAATGGCGGAGACGAGCGAGGTCACGGCCGTCTTCTGGTACTCGACCAGGGTCGGCGCGAGCCGAGGCGTCACGTTCACGATCAGCGAGTCGGCGGAAAGGCTTCTCCCGTATTTCGCAAAATAGTCCCGCTTGCAAAACTCCGTGTCGCAGAGCTTGACGGCGCGCACGTAGTCGAGGTTGACACCGTCCAGATCGTATCGGCCGGCGACCTCGCCGATCAGATCGGCCATCCATCGATGGAAGCGTTCATTATGGACGTCGAACGCGCCTTCCTCCTCTCCGCCCGCTGACGGCAGGGCCAATTCCGGATGCAGATCGGCCTGCCGGAGGACGACCGTGAACCACGCATGCACTTCGATGCCCATGGCATGGGCAGCGGCGACAAGATGCCGGAGCGGATCGCTCCCGGCGCGCGAAACGCCGTTCACCCGCGGGTCCCACGGCGCATACTGCGACGGCCAGGTCGTGCCCCGGCCGTGCCAGACGTTCGGCGCGTAGACGTTGAACCCCGCCGCCTTGACGCGAGCGAGGGTGCGGGCCGCGCCTTCCGGAGTCGTCCATCCCGTGCTTTCGTCGAAGATCACCCGCTTTCCCGCGAAGCGGCCGCGCGCTTCGGCCGCGGACTGAAGCAGGCACACGACGCAGACCGAGCCGGCAAGGAGCGCGAACAATACCCGAACCGTCTTGACAGGCCAGCCGATCATGGCGAGAGCAACGGAAATCGCCGCCCGGATCGAGCGCCGACCGGAACGAGCGGTTCGTAGCGGGACGGCGCAGCAGTAGCGTCAGGGTCGGCTTCCGCCTTGGCATCCGTCGAGGCCGGGCGCTCCTGGGTGCGACGGGCGAAACTGAGCCCGACCATGCCCCAAACGAACCATTGGTAGCCGGGGTACGCGCTGGGCACCAAGCCGACCGCGTCCACCAGCCACATGGTAAAGAGCATCAGAGCCCCCACTGACAAGGGGTCGGTCGCGCGCCGCAGGTCGCCCAGAATGCGGGCGCCGATGGCGAGAAGTAACCAGACATAGATAACGAGCCCCAGCGCGCCCCCATGGAACAGGATCTGGAGGTAATCGTTGTGCGCGCCGATGGCGACTTTCCCGCTGCCGAAGAGCTTGGCCGCCCAGTGAAAGCGCTCCCATTCGGCGAGCATCTCCTGCCACCCGTACCAACGGCCGGCGAAGGTCCTCGTCTTTTCGACGGCGCCGCTCAGGAAGCCGAGTTCTTTCTGATAAATCTGAAAGATGTCAGCGATCAATCCGTCGCCGTACCAGAATGCGAACACACCGCCGACTGCGGCGACAAGCGCTAGGGCCACATACTGTCTGCGAAGCAACGTCCAGCAGGCGGTCCAGGTCGCCAGGGTAAAGATGCCGGACTTGCTGTACGTCTTGAGCAGCACCGCGGTCGTCAAGCCGGTGTAAATCCAGGTCAGGAGCACGCCCGGAACATTGGTCCGCTTGGCGTACATGGCCCCGTACACCAAGACTGCGAAGATGGTTTGCAGGGCATAGACCCGGAGACTCACGGCGTCGTGCCAGAGGCCGATGTTTCGGATCACCCCTTCGCTCTGTTCGAAGCGCCACACCGTTCCCGTCGCGAGCTGGTAGAGCCCGACGGCGACCGGGAAGAGTCCGGCCGCGGCCAGCCCGAGAAGCAGTCCCTTCACCCGGGCATCGCTCTGAAAAAATCGTTGGAGCATGTAGAAACCCACCAGCCCGTTGAGATGCCGCAACAACACCTCCGCGCCTTCGCGAAGCCCTTGGTTGTACGCGATGAGTCCGGAAAAGAAACACACATCGGCTGCATAGAGCATCCAGATTCCCTTGAGCGGCATGCGGCTCAGCCTCCCCTCCTCGTCGGAGAAGAGCAGATGTCCGGCGATCACCAGCGGCACGAGCGCCGCGGTCAGTTCGGTGAGCCTGAAATCGAGCAACACCGCCTGATCGAAGGTGGCGTCGATGAACGGCTTCGCCACGAAGACCAGCGGAATGCCGATGACCGGGCTCACCACGAGGGTGAGGACCGATACACAGAAGAGCGCGGTGGCTGCGTACAGGATCATCGGCCGATCACCCCGTGGCCCCCGTTTCTCCGGCGCCTCATCAGCACAACGGCATAGACCGCGAGCCCGCTTGTGAAGAGAACCAGGCCGGCCGGGATCGGGACCTCGGCCAACACCGCCTTGCCCTGCAGCGTGAAGGTCGCCGACCGGAGGAACGGCCGGTCGTCGAACAGATGGTCCCAGCCGATGCAAAAAGCGGCCGTCTCGGGGTCGAAACTGCCGGTGGCCACGCCCCCGATGTTCCAGGCCTTCAGATGATCACCGCGGGAGATCCCGAAAAACAGCGAGGTCACATCGACGGTGATCCGGGATCCGTCGATCATGGCCGAAGGCGGCGGAGCGCCCTGCACTCCGCTGGTAAACAGCGAAATCGTGAACGGACCACGAGTCATCGGTGGAAAGATATCGGGCGCCGGTTGGTACCGTCCCATGAGCAGGGTGCCGTTCTGGTCAAGGACTCGACTCAGGGTGCGG from Nitrospirota bacterium includes:
- a CDS encoding family 10 glycosylhydrolase, which translates into the protein MIGWPVKTVRVLFALLAGSVCVVCLLQSAAEARGRFAGKRVIFDESTGWTTPEGAARTLARVKAAGFNVYAPNVWHGRGTTWPSQYAPWDPRVNGVSRAGSDPLRHLVAAAHAMGIEVHAWFTVVLRQADLHPELALPSAGGEEEGAFDVHNERFHRWMADLIGEVAGRYDLDGVNLDYVRAVKLCDTEFCKRDYFAKYGRSLSADSLIVNVTPRLAPTLVEYQKTAVTSLVSAISHRIRSLKPGLVISVDAIPDVAGPEQGQDAVEWVNRGLVDTLFRMDYYRTIDVRLTDSIRARLREPDALTLLIANVTDHTELRSGQSHAPRDGRWLAETVSMIQRRWPDTGVGVYLYTMLSDEQVRALRSGPFALPRPEGLSVR